The genomic stretch TTGATTAATAGAATCATCTTTCAAAACCATAAAAAACACAACCTAACAAATAATATTTCTTAAATATAGATTGTACTTCCTACTATATAAATTTAAAGGAAAAATAAAAGAAAAAAGAAAAAAAATTATGAGTCACCCTCAAAAAATAATAAAAAAGAAATAAAAAGAATAAAAAGAATAAAATTAATGAAAAATAAATAAGAATAAAGGAATAATTAAAGAAATAAATAATAAATAATGTTTAAAAGATTTATAAAAGAAGCTAATTAAAATGAAAGGTCAGATATTCTTTTCATTGCTTTTTTAGTGTTTTCTAATGTATTAAATGCAGTTAATCTTAAATAACCCTCACCACTAGGTCCAAAACCTGCACCAGGTGTTCCAACTACATTTGTTTCATTAAGAAGGAAGTCAAAGAATTCCCAGGAATCCATATTTTTTGGTGTTTTAACCCAAATATAAGGAGAATTAATCCCACCATAAACATCTAAACCTATTTTAGATAAACTTTCCCTAATTATTTTTGCATTTTTCATATAATAATCAATATTTTCTTCAAGTTCTCTTTTTCCATCTTTACTATAAGTAGCTTCAGCTGCTCTTTGAACTGGATAAGAAACACCATTAAATTTTGTGGTTTGCCTTCTATTCCACAGTTTATTAACAGATTGAGGATTATTCTCACTGTCAAAGGCTTTAAGTTCTTTTGGAACAATAGTATAGGCACATCTAGCCCCTGTAAATCCAGCAGTTTTTGAAAAACTTCTAAATTCAATAGCTACTTCTTTTGCACCTTCAATTTCATAAATACTATGAGGAACATTGTTTTCAGTAATAAACCTTTCATAAGCTGCATCAAAAAGGATTAATGCATTATTTTCTTTTGCATAATCAATGAATTTAGCTAATTGATCTTTAGTAAGTGTAGTTCCTGTAGGATTATTTGGAAAACAAAGATAAATAATATCAACATTTTCTTTTGGTAATTCTGGGACAAAATCATTTTCTTTTGTGCATGGAAGATAAATTAATCCTTCATACATTCCTTTATCATTAATATTACCTGTTCTACCAGCCATAACATTAGTATCTACATAAACTGGATAGACAGGATCAGTAACAGCAACTTTATTATCTAACCCAAATATTTCTTGAATATTACCAGTGTCACATTTTGACCCATCACTAATAAAAACTTCATCTACAGATAAATCTATTCCAAGAGGTTCAAAATCATTTTTTATTATAGCTTCAGCTAAAAATGAGTATCCTTGTTCAGGACCATAACCCATAAAAGTTTTTTCATCACCCATTTCATCAACAGCATTTTTAAATGCTTTTATAACAGTAGAAGTTAGGGGTTTTGTTACATCTCCAATACCCATACGAATAATATCGCTATTAGGATTCTTTTCTTGGAATTCTTCAACTCTTCTTGCAATCTCAATAAATAGATAGCTATTTTCTAATAAAAGATAGTTTTCATTAATTTTTACAGACAAAAATTTCACCATTCCTAGTTATATAATTATATTTATCTTATATATTTATCTTATTTATGTTTATATTTATCCCATATTTATGTTTATATTATCTTAAATTATATATTAAATTAATATCTAATTATAACAATTTAAAATTGATATAAAATAGATATAGGCTTAATTAAATACTAATATAAAATTATTTAAAATATCAATTCAAATAATGTAAAATTTCTATTCATTGGTAATATATAATATTGTATATAATAAATTTTGTTATTATATTATATATCAATAATAAATTTAACATGAAAAATTATTAAAATGAAAAAGCTTTAATATTTAGCAATATAAAAATAAGAAACATAAATAAGTTAAGTATTTATAAATGGAATTAAATATTTATTAACAATATAAAATTAAAATTGATGATAAAATGAACCCAATAACACTCCCAATAATTATTACAATTGTTGTAGTTGGAATAATAGCTATTGTACTAGTTAAATTATTTTATAAAGATAAAAAGGCTTCAGATTTGTCAGGTGAATTACCCCCAATTGTTGGAAATCACTGGCAAGAATCATTTGATAAAAAACACGACGATTCCGATGAATTGGAGAATTACAGGTTTGTTACAAAGTCTTGGGAAGAGCCAATGAGTAAACAGCAAAAATTAAACAATGGAGTTGCTAGTAAAGTATTCCAAGAACCTATGCATACAAAACATCAAGATATAATAAGCAATGAATATCAAAAAGAAGATAAATACACAGATATAGAAAGTGGCATTAATAAAAATAATGAAAATTCTAATGGAAGCATACATTTTGATGGATTTTCTGAAGATGGAAGTATTATAAATAATGATTTTGAAAGAAATAAAGAAAATAATTATGAATATGACAATTATAATGATAATTACAACAATGAAAGAGATTTAAATAATATTGAGGAGAATACTCATTTTGAAGATGATGGAAACTTTACAATAAGAAAAGGCTATCCTAATCAAAGAGAAAATGATTACAATAATAGTGAATATATAACTCCTAAAAAATATTACTCACCTAATGATTATGATAATTATGAAGATTATAATCAAAATGATAATATAAACAATGAAAATAATTATAACTTAGATAATAATACAAATTATTCTGATCCATATAATGCTACTAATGATTCATATAATAAATATGATAATGATTTAGATTCTTTCAACTCTAAAGATTCATCTGAAAATTATAATGAAAATAATTCTTTAAATAATATTGGAGGTATGATGAATATGGAAGAACAAATTATTGTTGGAGGAAGACCTCAAACTATAAAAGTTGGAGATGATATAATATTCAACTTTAATGGTGAATCTTATTCTAGCAAAATATTAGAAATTAAACACGAAAATATAAGAGTTAAATATAGGGCTCAAGAAAAATGGATAAACTTTTCAGATATTAGAAAAGTACTCTAATTTAAATAAAATCACAAATATAAAAACTTGAATAAAAAATAACTAAGAATTAACTAATAATAAAATTAAAAATTAGTTTAATAATAGCTTTTTCAATAATCTTCTAAATCTTTTAAATTTTCTAAATAAAATTAAGAAATAAAATATAAAAAAGAAAATATAAAATAAAAAAATTTCATTTATTTGTGGGCAAAATAAAATACTAGTTCATTATTTGATATCTCATCAAGCCTAGCAAATCCAAATCTCTCAAATTGTACAATATCCCCAATTTTAAGATCTTTACAACTTGCTTCACATACTCCTTCAACTATAGAAGCGTCACTCATGACTATTTTTGCTTTAATATTATCATTAGCTGGAACCCATTGAATTATTCTTGCCTTTTTTTCTCTTGCTTCTTCAAAGGACTTACTATCATAGCTAATATTATTGGATTTAATATTAATATTTACAGCATCCATTAATCGAGTAATTCCATCATTTAAATCATCAGAAGGGATATATACTTCACCATCAAATACGAGTTTTCTATTGCCCCTATCTAAATAATCAGGATGTAATGGCCTTTCAATAGTTTCTGGAAGATTTAAATCGTCACTAAAACTGTTTTTATCTGAATTTTCACTTAGATTATCATTTAAATTATCATTTAAACTTTCAGTTAAATTAACTATCTCTATTTTTTTAGGATTAGGAACAAAGAAATAACGATTAGCTTTTTCTTCTAAGATGTTTCTATTTAAACCATAAATCTTTTTCCAGCTAATAGCTGAATCAGACATTTTTACTCCAATTTCAATCATTAAATCATGAAGAGTTTTAGCTTGAATTCCTCTTCTAGCTATGGCTCGAAGAGTTCCAAGTCGTGGATCATCCCAACCACTGTATTCTCCAGTTTCAATTCCATTTAATGCTTTTGAAGTACTAAGAGCAATATCTTCCATTTTTAATCTACCATAATGGATAAATTTAGGAATATCCCACCCCATATGTTCATATAGGTATTTTTGCTTTTCACTATTAGCTAAATGATCTTTTCCTCTTAAAACATGAGACATCCCCATTAAATGATCATCAATAGCTACAGAAAAGTTCATCATAGGATAAATTCTATATTTTGTTCCAATTCTAGGATGTTCTTCATCAACAATTCTCATAGCTACCCAATCACGAATAGCAGGATTCTTATGATTTATATCTGTTTTTACACGAAGAACTGCTTGACCAGATTTCATAGTAGGAAATTCTTTCCAAAGTTCCATATTTTCTTCTGGAGAATTTCCTCTACATGGACAAGATTCACATTCATCTTTAAGTTTCTTAAAATCTCCACCATCACAAGTACACATATATGCAGCCCCGATTTTAATTAATTTTTCTGCATATTCATAGTATATTGGAAATCTATCACTTTGATAATAAATTTCATTAAATTCAATACCTAACCAGTGAAGATCTTCTGGAATCATATCATAAGCAGGAGGATAAATCCGTTTTGGATCTGTATCTTCAATACGAAGAATCAACTTCCCATTATATCTCTTTACATATTCTGCATTGGGAACAGCAGCTCTTGCATGACCAATATGAAGAGGTCCACTTGGATTAGGTGCAAACCTCATAACAATCCCATCATGACTTCCAGGTAAATCAGTTAAACCTTTTTCTTTATTATTAGATTTTTCTTTTGATTTTTGATCATTTAAATCAACACCAAGTTTAGTTATTTCAGATTCTTGTTCCTCAAGGCTCATTTGATTAACTTTTGCAACTAGTTTTCCAGAAATAGGACCTATTTTTTTTGCATCCTTCCTAAGATCTGGTTCACTACTCATAATAGCCCCCATAACAGCTCCAGGATTCCCATTCCCCTTATGTTTTATTGCATTTAAAAGTGCATATTTATAGATTGTTTTTTCTAACTCGTCCATATAATCACATAAATAATATTAATTTATTTAGCATAATAATTTATTCTACAATCAAATATAAATAGTTGATAGTAATTTGTAACATTTAATAGAAATGACTAAAGAATATAATAAGTCAAATATCTAAAAATCAAAAAGAAAAAGAATAATAATTAAAAAAAACAAATAAAAATATATCCATTATTATAATTAATTGATTAATAATAATAAAATATTAGGGAAGAGATAAAATGTCAGACGAAAAAAAGGTTTTGAAACATATAAAAAAGAGAATAGACAAATATTCTGAAAAAGATAAAAAGATAACAGTCACAAATGAAGTAAATTTAGAAATATCTCAATTTTATCAAGAAGATGATGGTACAATCGAACTAACTTCAAAGTCATTGAAAATTAAAGATAATGATATTACTTATGAAATATTTTCCAATGGAATTGTACTAAAGATCGAAGAACATTCAAAAGAAGCTTATGGTGCAACACATACCAAGCCTCATTGTACACCAAATTTATAAAATTTAAGTTTTTTCGAGTATATATTTTTTATTTTCTTTTTTATATATTTTATTTTCTTTTTTATTAAATTTTAGTTATTATATTCATTTATTACAATTTATTTTTATATTTTATTTATTACAATTTATTGTTAAAATTTATTTATTATATTCCTTTATTACATTTTATTTATTACAATTTATTTTTTATTAGGTATTTTTTATTTCATTATTTTTTTATTTTTATTTCTATATTATTCTTAATTTTGTTTCAAAGGCTAATTTTCATTATTATATATTTTATAAAAAAAATTATATTCCTCTTACTTTATTGCACGCCATATATTGTTTATATTAATATCTATAATTTCATCTAAAGAATATTCCGGCAATCCCACCCAAAGTTCTGTATATCCTTTAATAATTGAAAAAATAAAAATTGCAACTTCTTCTGAATTAACATTACCTATTTCATTATTTTCTATTGCTTCATCAATTAATTCCTTAAAAAAAAGAAGCATACTCTCATTTAATTTATTAAACTTCTCTCGGTATTCAGGATACTGATGATAAATGCTATTGAACATTAAATGATAATTTTTATAATTAATAGGTTCCTTTGTTATTTTAACCTGAGATTCTTCTTTAATATTTATGCCTATACTATAATAAAAAATGAATTTTAATTTTTCAATAAATGAACCACTTACATTTTTCATAATTTCATTATTATAATCAACAATATTTAAAATATATTTATCTATCATTTGAGAAAGTATATCGTCTTTATCAGTAAAATAATGATATATAGAACTAGCAGACATTCCACACTCTTCTTTAATTTGCTTTATAGATACATTAGCATAACCATATTTAAGTGATAATAAAAACGTTGTTTCAAGAATTTTATCTTTAGTATTCATTTAAAAAAGCTCCAAATATATTTTAATTATAATTTTTAATTTAATTATAATAGCATAATTATAAGTATAAAATATAAAATATAATATCCCTCATAATAAACAAATTATATTAAGTTAAAGTATAATTTTAAACTTTATATAATTTTATATATTTTTATTGTATTTTTATTATAGTTTTATTATAATTCAATAAATATTATTACAAAATATAGTTTTGATGTAATTTATATAAATATAATATATTTCTACCCCCTAATTGAAATTTAAAATTTATGATATATCATCATAATATACAAAAGAGTAACAAATAAAAAAATATTTATAGTTAATTGTTTTAAGAGAAAAGATTAAACAGAAAAAAATAAGATCACAGGGGGGGTGAATATGTTTATTATAAACGTTTAAACTTTACTCTAAGGCCCAATCAAAAAAAACAGGAAAAAAACTATAATATAATTATATTTATTTTAACTTGTTTTTAATTTGAAACGAATATTCATTCCAAAAACCATAGCCTGGTTATTAATTGTATGGCATACTATATAAATATTTCCATGAAAAAAATAATTTGATTATTATATTTACTAATACTATTTATTTTTATTATAAAACAAGTTTAGTAGTATTAAAATCTTGAAAACAAAACAGATGAAAATTTAAATCTAAGTTTATAACTAGATTTATATCTAAATTTATATCTAAGTTTATATCTAAGTTTATATCTAAATTTAAATATTAATTTAAATTTGGAAATATAATTAAAACCCAAATAAAAATGGTTTATAGAATGGTATAAAAATATAATTAAAAAAATTAAATAGTTATTCAATGCCAAAATATAATTAAGGATTAAAATTAAAAGGATTTATCTCAATAGCACCATCACCATCGAAAACTTCACATTCATTATCTCCTTTTAATGTTAAAAGTTGAATTAAATTTTCAACAGCTGCTTCAGAATTATTATTTAACTTTTTGTGTTCTAATTCTTTTTTAAACCCTATTGAAAGCCTTTGAATTTGTACTCCTATTAAAACATCTATCAAATCACCAGTTGATAGTTCACTTACTACTAAATCTTTAATTGTTTCAATCTGAGCATTGTTAATACCATTATCTACATCATCAATATTTACTTTTAATAATTTTTCTATAATATCTAATTCTTCAGTCAATTTAACACCTATCCCCAATTTTTCATATATTATGAAAATTTTTCATTTTTCTATTAATTTTATAC from Methanobrevibacter sp. TMH8 encodes the following:
- a CDS encoding LL-diaminopimelate aminotransferase yields the protein MSVKINENYLLLENSYLFIEIARRVEEFQEKNPNSDIIRMGIGDVTKPLTSTVIKAFKNAVDEMGDEKTFMGYGPEQGYSFLAEAIIKNDFEPLGIDLSVDEVFISDGSKCDTGNIQEIFGLDNKVAVTDPVYPVYVDTNVMAGRTGNINDKGMYEGLIYLPCTKENDFVPELPKENVDIIYLCFPNNPTGTTLTKDQLAKFIDYAKENNALILFDAAYERFITENNVPHSIYEIEGAKEVAIEFRSFSKTAGFTGARCAYTIVPKELKAFDSENNPQSVNKLWNRRQTTKFNGVSYPVQRAAEATYSKDGKRELEENIDYYMKNAKIIRESLSKIGLDVYGGINSPYIWVKTPKNMDSWEFFDFLLNETNVVGTPGAGFGPSGEGYLRLTAFNTLENTKKAMKRISDLSF
- a CDS encoding glutamate--tRNA ligase, translated to MDELEKTIYKYALLNAIKHKGNGNPGAVMGAIMSSEPDLRKDAKKIGPISGKLVAKVNQMSLEEQESEITKLGVDLNDQKSKEKSNNKEKGLTDLPGSHDGIVMRFAPNPSGPLHIGHARAAVPNAEYVKRYNGKLILRIEDTDPKRIYPPAYDMIPEDLHWLGIEFNEIYYQSDRFPIYYEYAEKLIKIGAAYMCTCDGGDFKKLKDECESCPCRGNSPEENMELWKEFPTMKSGQAVLRVKTDINHKNPAIRDWVAMRIVDEEHPRIGTKYRIYPMMNFSVAIDDHLMGMSHVLRGKDHLANSEKQKYLYEHMGWDIPKFIHYGRLKMEDIALSTSKALNGIETGEYSGWDDPRLGTLRAIARRGIQAKTLHDLMIEIGVKMSDSAISWKKIYGLNRNILEEKANRYFFVPNPKKIEIVNLTESLNDNLNDNLSENSDKNSFSDDLNLPETIERPLHPDYLDRGNRKLVFDGEVYIPSDDLNDGITRLMDAVNINIKSNNISYDSKSFEEAREKKARIIQWVPANDNIKAKIVMSDASIVEGVCEASCKDLKIGDIVQFERFGFARLDEISNNELVFYFAHK
- a CDS encoding TetR/AcrR family transcriptional regulator; protein product: MNTKDKILETTFLLSLKYGYANVSIKQIKEECGMSASSIYHYFTDKDDILSQMIDKYILNIVDYNNEIMKNVSGSFIEKLKFIFYYSIGINIKEESQVKITKEPINYKNYHLMFNSIYHQYPEYREKFNKLNESMLLFFKELIDEAIENNEIGNVNSEEVAIFIFSIIKGYTELWVGLPEYSLDEIIDININNIWRAIK